TACACTCAAGAGTGAATGAACTTTTGACTACAGGGCTTTTACCTTTTATAGCGGACCTTTCCAGATCGCTTCGTCTAATTCATTCTTTTGTAACTCCATGTAGAGTGTCCTACAACCCCAAGAGGCAAGCCTCTTGGTTTGGGCTCTTCCCGTTTCGCTCGCCGCTACTCAGGGAATCGAATTTTCTTTCTCTTCCTCCAGGTACTTAGATGTTTCAGTTCCCTGGGTCTGTCTTCAACACGCTATGAATTCACGTGAAGATACTATGCCATTACGCATAGTGGGTTCCCCCATTCGGAAATCCCGGATCAAAGCTTACTTACAGCTCCCCGAGGCATATCGGTGTTAGTGCCGTCCTTCATCGACTCCTAGTGCCAAGGCATTCACCGTGCGCCCTTAATAACTTAACCTAAAAGTTATTACTTCTCTTAAAGAGAAGATTTAGACTTACAATAAAATTCTTGAACTAATTGCTTATTATATCAATGTCGTTTTATCCAGTTTTCAAAGAACAATTTATGGTGGAGCCTAGCGGGATCGAACCGCTGACCTCCTGCGTGCAAGGCAGGCGCTCTCCCAGCTGAGCTAAGGCCCCATAAGAGGTATAAAGTTTTATGGTGGGCCTAAATGGACTTGAACCATCGACCTCACGCTTATCAGGCGTGCGCTCTAACCAGCTGAGCTATAGGCCCTCTTAGAAGTTATAACAATGTTATAAACCTTCAAAACTGAACACAAAACGTTAATGTATAAGCTCATAGAGCTTATTTCCGTTATATATCCTTAGAAAGGAGGTGATCCAGCCGCACCTTCCGATACGGCTACCTTGTTACGACTTCACCCCAATCATCTGTCCCACCTTCGGCGGCTGGCCCCAAAAGGTTACCTCACCGACTTCGGGTGTTACAAACTCTCGTGGTGTGACGGGCGGTGTGTACAAGGCCCGGGAACGTATTCACCGCGGCATGCTGATCCGCGATTACTAGCGATTCCAGCTTCATGTAGGCGAGTTGCAGCCTACAATCCGAACTGAGAACGGTTTTATCAGATTAGCTCCATCTCGCGACTTCGCAACCGTTTGTACCGTCCATTGTAGCACGTGTGTAGCCCAGGTCATAAGGGGCATGATGATTTGACGTCATCCCCACCTTCCTCCGATTTGTCATCGGCAGTCTCCTTAGAGTGCCCAACTAAATGATGGCAACTAAGGACAAGGGTTGCGCTCGTTGCGGGACTTAACCCAACATCTCACGACACGAGCTGACGACAACCATGCACCACCTGTCACCACTGTCCCCGAAGGGAAAGCTATGTCTCCATAGCGGTCAGTGGGATGTCAAGACCTGGTAAGGTTCTTCGCGTTGCTTCGAATTAAACCACATGCTCCACCGCTTGTGCGGGCCCCCGTCAATTCCTTTGAGTTTCAGTCTTGCGACCGTACTCCCCAGGCGGAGTGCTTAATGCGTTAGCTGCAGCACTAAGGGGCGGAAACCCCCTAACACTTAGCACTCATCGTTTACGGCGTGGACTACCAGGGTATCTAATCCTGTTTGCTCCCCACGCTTTCGCGCCTCAGCGTCAGTTACAGACCAGAAAGTCGCCTTCGCCACTGGTGTTCCTCCAAATCTCTACGCATTTCACCGCTACACTTGGAATTCCACTTTCCTCTTCTGCACTCAAGTCCTCCAGTTTCCAATGACCCTCCTCGGTTGAGCCGAGGGCTTTCACATCAGACTTAAAGGACCGCCTGCGCGCGCTTTACGCCCAATAATTCCGGACAACGCTTGCCACCTACGTATTACCGCGGCTGCTGGCACGTAGTTAGCCGTGGCTTTCTAATAAGGTACCGTCAAGGTACAGCCAGTTACTACTGTACTTGTTCTTCCCTTACAACAGAGTTTTACGATCCGAAAACCTTCTTCACTCACGCGGCGTTGCTCCATCAGGCTTTCGCCCATTGTGGAAGATTCCCTACTGCTGCCTCCCGTAGGAGTCTGGGCCGTGTCTCAGTCCCAGTGTGGCCGATCACCCTCTCAGGTCGGCTACGCATCGTCGCCTTGGTGAGCCGTTACCTCACCAACTAGCTAATGCGCCGCGGGCCCATCCTATAGCGATAGCAGAACCATCTTTCAACATTTCAACAGGAGATGAAATGTATCATTCGGTATTAGCCCCGGTTTCCCGGAGTTATCCCCAACTATAGGGCAGGTTGCCCACGTGTTACTCACCCGTCCGCCGCTAACTTCAGGGAGCAAGCTCCCATCCGTCCGCTCGACTTGCATGTATTAGGCACGCCGCCAGCGTTCGTCCTGAGCCAGGATCAAACTCTCCATAAAAGAAAATTTGATATAGCTCAAATTTTTGCTGGCATCATGTTTGATGTCCAAAATTTTGTTTCTCATTAACGAGGGTTAATGTAGAAACGTTTAATTCATTAACGTTTTGTTGTTCAGTTTTCAAGGTTCATATCTCGCTGTCTGTTTTTCAGCGACTTCTCTAATATAACATTTATCTATTAACTCGTCAATACTTTTTTGTTAAAAAGTTATTTTCGAAAAATAAAATGTTTTGGATGTTTTGTCGACTTATCTTAGCGACGTTGATTATCTTACTATACAAATGATATAGAAGTCAACACTTTTTAAAAACAAATTTATTATTTTATTTCAAGTAATGCATGGACCTTTATAATTCATATTTAGATTTAACAAGTTCTTGATCTACTCTATATAATCGATGTTGTATCAATTCATTTTTCGATTCAACTTGCTCGACTCGAATAAACCCTTTATCTATTAAGTATTCAACAAAAACTTCTAAATCGCCTGAGTAATATTTCAATTCATTATTCGTATGTAATTCTTGAACAGTCCATACATCTTTTTTCAACATCGTCTCTAATATATGCTGAGCACCCTCATGCGTTCTTGAATTTATCATAAATTCAATTGCTAAAAATAAAAGTTCTAATTTCTTTTCTAAGCTTTCTTTACTAAAAACAAGTTCTTCATATAACTTATAAATTTGCGGTTCAATTTTTTTTACTTGGGACCATACTGTTACTTCAGGATATAAACCTTTATCAATGACAGATAGACTGGCTAAGTGATGTAATGACTCAATAACGTTACTATATGCATCTAAATAATTTTCTCTATTAAATAATTCCTTCCCCTCAAGCGTTCGACGAATTAATTTAGCAAACTGTATACCTGTTTTTATCTTGCGACCATAAAAGGGTTGTTCCTGAAGCTTAGATCTTAATTTTACTAGGTATTCGTTACGATCAAAGAGAATTTTCCCATGGAAAATCCAATCTACCACTTGTTTTTTTGAACCGATAAATAACCATTTATTTAATGTTTCTTCCTTCACAACATGCATAACCATTTTTTGATTTTCGTGCAAATAATGTTTTGTAAAAACAGGCACTTCTGCTTCTCGTACGATTATAAATAGAACTGTATCAAAAGTATCTGTTATATTTTCTGCATCCTCAACTTTTTTAACAATTATTACCCCTAAAGTATCTGGTTGACTTGCACGTTCTTGATAGATGGGACGTAGTATATGTTCCATTAATAGTCCTCCTATATAAATAAAAAAGTAAGTTATCAATTCGACATAATTAACGAGATTCCTTCTCAAATGTTTCACATTACTACGATAACGTTCTATGTTATAGTAGAATGGAGAATTGGGAGGCAGGCAATTATGAAGAAATATACAAGTAAAATAAATAAAATTCGTACCTTTGCACTTTCGCTTATTTTCATTGGGTTTGTAATTATGTACGGTGCTATATTTTTCCGTGAAAATCAAGCACTTGTTATTATTTTTATGGTATTAGGCTTAATTTGTATCATTGGTAGTACTGCGGTTTATGCTTGGATTGGATTACTATCCACAAGAGCTGTTCAAGTTGTATGTCCTAATTGCGGAAAACATACAAAAATACTTGGTCGCGTTGATATGTGTATGTATTGTAATGAGCCATTAACACTAGACCCAACATTAATTGGCAAAGAGTTTGACCAAGCTTATAATACTAAAAAGAATAGATAAAAATAAAACTAATCCTTTCACTAACTAGAGGGATTAGTTTTTTTTTAATTAAAAGTAAAATCCATTAGTTTCTGTACTATACATAGTGCGTTTTTTACACTTATAAAGATAGACATACATCGCGCTTTTAATGATGAACGCCTTATTAAAATCAATATAACTCTAAAAGTGAAATGATAAATTAACTATTAAGGCATTGGTATCTTCTGTTACCTTTCTTCAGTTATTTCATCGCTTTTGGGAACTTTCAAAAGGAATTTTCTTATAAGTCCTTAACAATCAAAAAAACCTAGCGCGCTTGTGCTGCTAGGTTAATTTGCTTTTCTATCTACATTATCAACACAATCTGGACAAGTGCCATACACTTCAAGACGATGTGAATTCACTTGGAAACCAGTTACATGAGATGCGAATTGCTCCACTTCATTCAATCCTGGATAATGGAAATCAACGATTTTACCGCAACATTGACAAATCATGTGATAATGATCGTTCGTCACAAAATCAAAACGGCTTGCTGTATCCCCATATGTTAGTTCTTTTACTAATCCAGCTTCACGGAATACACGCAAATTGTTATAAACCGTTGCAACACTCATATTAGGGAATTTACCTTCAAGCGATTTATATATTTCATCCGCTGTTGGGTGATTCATTGATTCTATTAAATATTCTAAAATAGCATGACGTTGGGGAGTAATTCTAACACCGGTTGTCTTTAACGTGTCTAGAGCATCCTTTAAATGCATTTCAGACATCGCCATGCACCTCTTTTCTAAAAAATTCTTATCTAATAATTGTTATAATTAGTGTACTTCCTAAAACCGTTGATTGTCAATATTTCCGTGCTTTTTACAAATAATTTACTCTCATTTTCAATAAATATTCATTGTTTTTTAAAAATCTTAAGCTTTACTAAAAAATTTAGTTTGATCCTTAATATCCACGAAGTATATCCATTTTATTTTCCAAATCCTCATCACCATTTAACCATTTTCTTAAGCTTGGCTTAAAAATATCAAAACTTCTTTCTAAATAGCGTGAAGAATGACTTGAAAAATGAGGTGAAATGGTTACATTGCTTAATTCCCAAAGCTTGCTCGAGCTTGGTAATGGTTCCTGTTCAAATACATCTAATACAGCATGTGATATCAATTGCTCTTCCAGGACTTTTATTAGTACATCTGTTGATACAAGATCTCCACGTCCAAAATTTAAAAATATTGTGTCCCTACGCATTTTTTTAAAATGCTCATAAGTTAGTAAATGTTTGGTTTCAGGAGTACTTGGCAAGATAGAGATTACAATTTCTGCTCTTGGTAATACCGACATGAGATCTTTCATTTTATATGTTTCATTCATATAAGGTACATCGTCTCCACTACGATTACATCCTATAGTATATACTTCAAAGGCCTGTAATAGTCTTCCGATTTCTGCACCAATAGCACCTGGCCCTAGGATTAAAGCAGTACTTCCATTTAATTCCGTAGGACGCGTATCTTTATTCCATTCTCCTTTTTGCTGGTTTTCATAGATAAATGGAAGTACTCGTTTTATAGCTAATATATGAGCTAAAATTGACTCTGCCATTGGCTTTTTATGAATGCCGCGCACATTGGAAACTAAAATTCCTCTGTCGTGTATTGCTTCGTGCGGCATTTTCTCCACGCCAGCAGAAACGACAAAAATCCATTTTAGATTAGCTGCCTTTTCAATCCTCTTTTCATTTAGATCTTCTCCATAAGTAACTAAAACGTCTACTCCGCTTAATTCTTCTTCCTTCAGCTTACTATGAAACACAAAATCTATGTTTGGAAACTCTTCCACAAGAGGCTCTCGTAAATCCGGTCTTGGTTCAAATGTAAAATAGATTTTCATTTACCTCTCCCCTCCTTAATCGTTTCTAGTACTTCATCTATATGATTTTTCACTTTAACTTTTCGCCATTCTTTTACGATTATGCCTTGTTCATCGATTAAAAATGTAGAACGCTCGATGCCCATATATTCACGACCGTACATTTTCTTCAATACCCAAACCCCATAATCTTCAGCTACTTGATGGTCGGCATCGACAAGTAACGAGAAGGGTAAACCATATTTTTCAATAAATTTTGTATGGCGCTCTGATGAATCACCACTTACTCCTAAAATTACAGCATTTAATTTTTCAAAAGATTCATGGCGATCTCTGAAATCACAAGCTTCTGTAGTACAACCCGGTGTCATATCTTTTGGATAAAAATATAGAACAACCTTTTTCCCACGAAAATCGCTTAATGTCACCTGTTCACCTTTTTCATTTAACAATGTATAATCTGGCGCTTTTTCATTTAATAAAGTTTGCATATTGATTCCTCCCCTTTCGATTATCGTACAGAACTCTCCTAATAGTTTCAATTTCTTTGCCACTTTTATGTAATTAAGGCTACAATGATATTGAAATATCAATATTGGGAGGATTTCTCATGGATCATACAAAATCTGAAAAAGTATATAAAGAAGCGCTCGAACATATCGTAGGTGGTGTAAATAGTCCATCACGTTCTTATAAAGCTGTTGGTGGTGGAGCTCCTGTTGTTATGGAAAGAGGACAAGGAGCCTATTTCTATGATGTTGATGGAAACAGGTACATTGACTATTTAGCTGGTTATGGACCAATCATTACCGGTTTCGCTCACCCACACATTGCACAAGCAATTTCCCATGCAGCACAGACTGGAGTCCTTTTTGGAACACCTACTCAACATGAAGTTACATTCGCCAAAATGTTAAAAGAAGCAATCCCTTCACTTGATAAAGTACGTTTTACTAATTCAGGTACAGAGGCGGTTATGACCACTGTCCGCGTTGCCCGTGCATTTACAGGTCGTACAAAAATCATTAAATTCGCTGGATGCTATCATGGACACTTTGACCAAGTATTAGTTGCTGCTGGTTCAGGACCTGCAACTCTTGGTTCGCCCGATTCAGCAGGTGTTCCTGTAAACGTTGCAACTGAAGTTATAACAGTTCCTTTTAATAACAAAGAAGAATTCCAACTAGCTATGGATCAATGGGGAACAGAAATTGCCGCTATTTTAATTGAACCAATTGTAGGTAATTTCGGAATGGTTATGCCGAACCCCGGTTTCCTTGAATTCGTTCATGAGCTTGCAAAGAAAAACGGTGCTTTAACAATACACGATGAAGTAATTACAGCATTCCGTTTCCATTACGGTGCTGCACATGATTTACTCGGGTTAAAGCCAGACTTAACTGCATTTGGTAAAATTATTGGTGGGGGCCTACCAATTGGAGCATATGGTGGTCGTAAAGAAATTATGGATACCGTTGCACCACTTGGACCAGCCTACCAAGCTGGAACAATGGCAGGTAATCCAGCGTCAATGTTAGCTGGTATCGCATGTTTAGAAGTATTAAAACAACCTGGCGTATATGAGGAAATGGACCGTCTTGGTGCGATGCTTGAAAAAGGCATTACTGAAACAGCACAAAAACATGGTGTTACAATTACGGTAAACCGTGTTAAAGGCGCTTTAACTGTATATTTCACAAATGAAAAAGTAGAGAACTACGAACAAGCAAAAAATTCTGATGGCGAAAAATTTGGTCGCTTCTTTAAACTTATGCTTGAAAAAGGAATCAATCTAGCTCCTTCAAAATACGAAGCATGGTTCCTAACAACAGAGCATAAAGAAGAAGACATTATTGAAACAATTGAAGCTTGTGACTATGCTTTTTCTCAACTTTCAAAACAATAGAA
Above is a genomic segment from Lysinibacillus sp. PLM2 containing:
- the ygxA gene encoding hypothetical protein; the protein is MEHILRPIYQERASQPDTLGVIIVKKVEDAENITDTFDTVLFIIVREAEVPVFTKHYLHENQKMVMHVVKEETLNKWLFIGSKKQVVDWIFHGKILFDRNEYLVKLRSKLQEQPFYGRKIKTGIQFAKLIRRTLEGKELFNRENYLDAYSNVIESLHHLASLSVIDKGLYPEVTVWSQVKKIEPQIYKLYEELVFSKESLEKKLELLFLAIEFMINSRTHEGAQHILETMLKKDVWTVQELHTNNELKYYSGDLEVFVEYLIDKGFIRVEQVESKNELIQHRLYRVDQELVKSKYEL
- the ygzB gene encoding UPF0295 protein YgzB, producing MKKYTSKINKIRTFALSLIFIGFVIMYGAIFFRENQALVIIFMVLGLICIIGSTAVYAWIGLLSTRAVQVVCPNCGKHTKILGRVDMCMYCNEPLTLDPTLIGKEFDQAYNTKKNR
- the perR gene encoding peroxide operon regulator → MSEMHLKDALDTLKTTGVRITPQRHAILEYLIESMNHPTADEIYKSLEGKFPNMSVATVYNNLRVFREAGLVKELTYGDTASRFDFVTNDHYHMICQCCGKIVDFHYPGLNEVEQFASHVTGFQVNSHRLEVYGTCPDCVDNVDRKAN
- a CDS encoding glycerate dehydrogenase; its protein translation is MKIYFTFEPRPDLREPLVEEFPNIDFVFHSKLKEEELSGVDVLVTYGEDLNEKRIEKAANLKWIFVVSAGVEKMPHEAIHDRGILVSNVRGIHKKPMAESILAHILAIKRVLPFIYENQQKGEWNKDTRPTELNGSTALILGPGAIGAEIGRLLQAFEVYTIGCNRSGDDVPYMNETYKMKDLMSVLPRAEIVISILPSTPETKHLLTYEHFKKMRRDTIFLNFGRGDLVSTDVLIKVLEEQLISHAVLDVFEQEPLPSSSKLWELSNVTISPHFSSHSSRYLERSFDIFKPSLRKWLNGDEDLENKMDILRGY
- the ygaF gene encoding putative peroxiredoxin YgaF, yielding MQTLLNEKAPDYTLLNEKGEQVTLSDFRGKKVVLYFYPKDMTPGCTTEACDFRDRHESFEKLNAVILGVSGDSSERHTKFIEKYGLPFSLLVDADHQVAEDYGVWVLKKMYGREYMGIERSTFLIDEQGIIVKEWRKVKVKNHIDEVLETIKEGRGK
- the gsaB gene encoding glutamate-1-semialdehyde 2,1-aminomutase 2; amino-acid sequence: MDHTKSEKVYKEALEHIVGGVNSPSRSYKAVGGGAPVVMERGQGAYFYDVDGNRYIDYLAGYGPIITGFAHPHIAQAISHAAQTGVLFGTPTQHEVTFAKMLKEAIPSLDKVRFTNSGTEAVMTTVRVARAFTGRTKIIKFAGCYHGHFDQVLVAAGSGPATLGSPDSAGVPVNVATEVITVPFNNKEEFQLAMDQWGTEIAAILIEPIVGNFGMVMPNPGFLEFVHELAKKNGALTIHDEVITAFRFHYGAAHDLLGLKPDLTAFGKIIGGGLPIGAYGGRKEIMDTVAPLGPAYQAGTMAGNPASMLAGIACLEVLKQPGVYEEMDRLGAMLEKGITETAQKHGVTITVNRVKGALTVYFTNEKVENYEQAKNSDGEKFGRFFKLMLEKGINLAPSKYEAWFLTTEHKEEDIIETIEACDYAFSQLSKQ